ATGCCCCCCGCTCACGAACGAGGCCTCGCAGGCCCAGGCGTTGCACTGGATGGCCTGCTCCACCGTGACCGCGCCGGCGGCGATGTGGCTGTCGATCTCCTCGCGCAGCGACACGCCGAGCATCTCGGGGCCATCGGTGTTGAACGAGTAGCGCACCCCGTGACGGTCGAACTTGCGCAGCACCTCTGACAGATGCTCGTGATCGCGCAGCACGCCGGTGGCGTAGTTCGACGTGGGACAGACCTCGAGCAGAATCTGCTTCTCTGCCACCACGTCCATGAGCTCAGGCATGAGCGCCGCCTTGACCCCGTGGCCGATGCGATGGGGCGCGAGGAACTCGATGCACTCGTGCATGGCCTGCGGGGTGCCGCTCTCGCCCGCGTGGATGGTGATGCCCAGCCCCCAGTCGCGCGCCTGCTTCATGAGATCGGCGTACTCGCGGTAGTTGTAGTCGGCCGCCTCGGGGCCGGCCATGTCGATGCCCACCACCCCCGACTGCACGCGATTGTGCTTGTAGGCCTTCTCGACGATGACCCGGTTGAGCTCCATGCCGAAGGCCTTGTCGAGACAGAGCACCAGCCCCGCCTGCACCGGGTACTCCATGCAGGCGCGCTCCATGCCGCGGGCCGCGGCGGCGATGATGTGGTCGAGGTCGCGCTCGCCGCCGCGATTGCGCTTCATCGGGTTGAAGCGCAGCTCGAGCACGCCGATGTTGTTCTTGCGGTAGGCGCCGCCGATGATGGCGTACACCGAGGCCTCCATGGCAGCGGGGCTCGACTGGATGAGCTCGGTGATGTGGAACAGCTGCAGGTACTCTTCGAAGGTCTTCACCCGCTGACCCGAGGTGGTGATGAGATCGACGAAATCCCAGTAGCTCTTGCTCGGGAGCTTGATGCCCTGGCTGTGACAGATCGACCACATGACCGCCGGGTCGACAGCGCTTCCCACGTGGCAGTGCAGCTCGGCAAGGATGGTATCGGCAGGCAGGCTCATGCCCGTGGAGGTTGCCCGCGGCGGGCGCGAGTCCTGCCGACCCCCTTTGGCTGGCGCCTCGCGGTCCCCGTTGAAGGAACGCCCCCTTTTCGCTGAGAAGCAGGTTCGGCCGCCCGGGGGCTGATGGGACGCTCCCACCCGCACCCCTTCGCAGATCGGAAGCATCGATGACCACCCTGCGCGTCGCCATGGCCCAGATGAACTGCCACGTGGGCGACATCGAAGGCAACACGAACGCCATCATCTCGCGCATCGAAGAGGCACGCGCCCAACATGCCGACATCGTGGTGTTCCCCGAGCTCGCCATCACCGGCTATCCGCCGGAAGACCTGCTGCTGCGCGCCGGATTCCTCGACGAGAATCTGCGCGCCCTCGACCGCATCCGTGCCGCCACCCGGGGCATCACGGCGGTGGTGGGCTACGTCGACGTGGGCGACGACATCTACAACGCCGCCGCCGTGCTTCACGACGGGGCGCTGGCCGGCGTGCACCGCAAGATCTTCTTGCCCAACTACGGCGTCTTCGATGAAGACCGCTACTTCCGCCGCGGCGATGACGTGAGCGTGTTCGAGCGGGCGGGAGTGGTCTTCGGCGTGGGCGTGTGCGAGGATCTGTGGTACCCGGAGGGCCCGGCCCACGACCAGTGCCTGCGCGGCGGCGCCCAGGTCATCATCAACATCAACGCCTCGCCCTTCCACGCGGGCAAGTGGATGCAGCGCGATCGCATGCTCTCGACCCGCGCCGCTGACAACAACTGCTTCATCGTCTACACCAACTGCGTGGGCGGACAAGATGAGCTCGTGTTCGACGGCCACTCGACCATTCACGAGCCCGGCGGATCGCTGCTGCTGCGCGGCCCGGCCTTCGAAGAGGGCCTGCTGGTGGCCGATCTCGAGGTCTCGAAGAGCTTCCGCACCCGCCTGAAAGACCCGCGCACGCGCAAGGAGCGCGTCACGAACGAGACGGCACTGCCCATCAACCACATCGTTCTCGCCACCCCGCCTGCAGCGCCCCGGGATCCCCTGCCCGCCGCGGAGAGCGCGCCGCCCCCCGGGCGCTGGGAGGAGATCTACAAAGCCCTCATGATGGGCGTGGGCGACTACGTGCGCAAGAACCGCTTCCGCGGGGTGGTCATCGGCCTCAGCGGGGGCATCGACTCGGCCCTCACCGCCGCCATCGCAGTCGACGCCCTGGGTCCGGAGCGGGTGATGGGCGTGGCCATGCCGTCGGTCTACTCGGCGAGCGAATCGCTGCGTGACGCCCAGGCCCTGGCCGACAACCTGGGCATCCGGTTTCTCACGGTGCCCATCGGCGAGGTGTTCGAGACCTTCACCCGAGAGCTCACCCCCCACTTCGAGGGGCGGCCCGTCGATGTCACCGAGGAGAACCTGCAGGCGCGCATCCGCGGCAACCTGCTCATGGCGCTGTCGAACAAGTTCGGCCTGATGGTGCTCACCACGGGCAACAAGAGCGAGGTCGCCACAGGCTACTGCACGCTCTACGGCGACATGTGCGGCGGCTTCTCGGCGCTCAAGGACGTGCC
This portion of the Pseudomonadota bacterium genome encodes:
- a CDS encoding adenosine deaminase, giving the protein MSLPADTILAELHCHVGSAVDPAVMWSICHSQGIKLPSKSYWDFVDLITTSGQRVKTFEEYLQLFHITELIQSSPAAMEASVYAIIGGAYRKNNIGVLELRFNPMKRNRGGERDLDHIIAAAARGMERACMEYPVQAGLVLCLDKAFGMELNRVIVEKAYKHNRVQSGVVGIDMAGPEAADYNYREYADLMKQARDWGLGITIHAGESGTPQAMHECIEFLAPHRIGHGVKAALMPELMDVVAEKQILLEVCPTSNYATGVLRDHEHLSEVLRKFDRHGVRYSFNTDGPEMLGVSLREEIDSHIAAGAVTVEQAIQCNAWACEASFVSGGH
- a CDS encoding NAD+ synthase — its product is MTTLRVAMAQMNCHVGDIEGNTNAIISRIEEARAQHADIVVFPELAITGYPPEDLLLRAGFLDENLRALDRIRAATRGITAVVGYVDVGDDIYNAAAVLHDGALAGVHRKIFLPNYGVFDEDRYFRRGDDVSVFERAGVVFGVGVCEDLWYPEGPAHDQCLRGGAQVIININASPFHAGKWMQRDRMLSTRAADNNCFIVYTNCVGGQDELVFDGHSTIHEPGGSLLLRGPAFEEGLLVADLEVSKSFRTRLKDPRTRKERVTNETALPINHIVLATPPAAPRDPLPAAESAPPPGRWEEIYKALMMGVGDYVRKNRFRGVVIGLSGGIDSALTAAIAVDALGPERVMGVAMPSVYSASESLRDAQALADNLGIRFLTVPIGEVFETFTRELTPHFEGRPVDVTEENLQARIRGNLLMALSNKFGLMVLTTGNKSEVATGYCTLYGDMCGGFSALKDVPKTWVFALSRYRNSVGPVIPEYTITRPPSAELRPDQRDDDSLPPYEVLDPILELYVELDTPFDEIVARGFDADTVRRVMRLVDLNEYKRRQAAPGVKITPRAFGKDRRMPITNAFRSG